The Deltaproteobacteria bacterium genome window below encodes:
- a CDS encoding response regulator: protein MPSRVLLIDDHSPSRTLLARVLNEEGFTIVGQGSSGESSLSLVRRTKPDVVFLAVGLVEMDGIRAARRIMDQSPVPIVLVTNDYERETVERAIAAGIAAYLIKPLRREELRPCIELAVSRHGEIRALKRQNEDLKHAMEVRKDIERAKGILMKSRGLSEADAFALLQ, encoded by the coding sequence AGGACCCTTCTGGCGCGTGTCCTGAACGAAGAGGGGTTCACGATCGTCGGCCAAGGGTCGAGTGGCGAGTCCTCGCTGTCCTTGGTTCGGCGAACGAAGCCCGACGTGGTTTTCCTGGCCGTGGGCCTCGTCGAGATGGACGGTATCCGTGCGGCTCGAAGAATCATGGACCAGAGCCCCGTCCCCATCGTCCTGGTCACCAACGACTACGAACGCGAGACCGTTGAGCGGGCAATAGCGGCGGGGATAGCGGCTTATCTCATCAAACCCTTGCGGCGGGAGGAACTCCGTCCGTGCATCGAGTTGGCGGTGTCGCGCCACGGGGAGATCCGTGCCCTGAAGCGGCAGAACGAAGATCTGAAGCACGCCATGGAGGTGCGCAAGGACATCGAACGGGCCAAGGGAATCCTGATGAAGAGCCGGGGACTTTCCGAGGCAGACGCCTTCGCCCTGCTTCAGAA